From Tubulanus polymorphus chromosome 9, tnTubPoly1.2, whole genome shotgun sequence, a single genomic window includes:
- the LOC141910871 gene encoding uncharacterized protein LOC141910871 isoform X2, which yields MKFLGLILLLVATSHAEEWINKIEPRYTNQAFDARDTASLIEALWSKVEGGVGTVGITGTNVGSETGQKIDAELLKEFVDILVEGAEAALKAGASGGGGPIPGDFQAILGMLNAGKIDASTIAKVVDSHHHKEAEKPKPAGEKEKIDSDDDQMKELMEILNAADGKTKRSAGRRKRGLALKERLAGIIAGAKSFAAKFQKVVDKNVGKSKEILNEIGQQIEDAIDDIVDITPESVKNGVEKIDEVIQEVVNRGKEALAKIQGEMDNDVSEVAGYSLATKTKDFFQPHFKAILDSLTSLGSAVSDLGSDALDKVTKYLATLEDKATVTKDELVALVKDKINDLKDVKDAVKQIITDSISSLDDPAQY from the exons ATGAAGTTTCTTGGACTGATATTGCTGCTGGTAGCGACCAGCCACGCTGAAGAATGGATCAACAAAATCGAACCCAGATACACGAACCAAGCGTTCGACGCCCGAGACACAGCCA GTCTCATCGAAGCTTTATGGTCAAAAGTTGAAGGAGGCGTCGGAACTGTCGGAATCACCGGTACAAACGTCGGGTCGGAGACCGGTCAGAAAATCGACGCCGAACTGTTGAAAGAGTTCGTAGATATTCTGGTCGAGGGCGCCGAGGCCGCCTTAAAAGCGGGAGCGTCGGGCGGAGGAGGCCCCATCCCGGGAGACTTCCAGGCCATACTCGGCATGCTAAACGCAGGCAAAATCGACGCGTCGACTATCGCTAAAGTCGTCGACAGTCATCATCACAAAGAAGCCGAGAAACCGAAACCGGCCGGCGAAAAGGAGAAGATCGATTCGGACGACGACCAGATGAAAGAGCTGATGGAAATACTGAACGCCGCCGACGGGAAAACGAAAAGAAGCGCAG GTCGACGTAAGCGCGGTCTGGCGCTCAAGGAGAGACTTGCCGGCATTATCGCCGGCGCGAAGAGCTTCGCAGCCAAGTTCCAAAAAGTCGTCGACAAAAATGTCGGCAAATCGAAGGAAATCTTGAACGAGATCGGACAACAAATCGAAGACGCCATCGATGACATCGTCGACATCACTCCCGAATCGGTGAAAAACGGAGTCGAAAAGATCGACGAAGTCATTCAAGAAGTCGTGA ACAGAGGTAAAGAGGCATTGGCGAAAATACAAGGAGAAATGGACAACGACGTCAGCGAGGTCGCCGGCTATAGCCTAGCTACAAAAACCAAGGATTTCTTCCAGCCGCATTTCAAAGCGATCCTAGAC TCGCTGACGAGTCTCGGTAGCGCTGTTAGCGATCTAGGAAGCGACGCTTTGGACAAGGTGACAAAATACCTGGCCACACTGGAAGACAAGGCCACGGTGACTAAAGACGAACTGGTGGCTCTGGTGAAAGACAAAATCAACGATCTTAAAGACGTGAAAGATGCCGTCAAACAAATCATCA CCGACAGTATTTCCAGTTTAGACGATCCCGCCCAATACTAA
- the LOC141910870 gene encoding uncharacterized protein LOC141910870: MENLFKSEGVGQAGVAGANLGSSSQQAITAELIGELIDLGAKGVEIAGNLAGKVLTGGMAGGGAGGPLGALTGPGAGGAGGALGGVLGGQGGDALGGILGSMGNGGSGAINPEKLTGDIFSQMGNFGKRKRAVVNPHDLESVLAAIFSSEGVGQGGIGGTNLGSSTQQTITAELVSDLVDLVAKGVISAAELAKKLTGGGAMTGGLTDGSSTGGKVTGGQIDNLINGLGNGGDIDNLIDGLGNGGSTGGDNGGFGGDNGGFGGDNGGLGGDNGGFGGDNGGNNGGFGGDNGGFGGDNGGFGGNNGGFGGDNGGNNGGFGGDNGGFGGDNGGFGGNNGGFGGDNGGNNGGFGGDNGGFGGDNGGFGGPDGGFGGDNGGFGGPDGGFGGDNGGFGGDNGGFGGPDGGFGGDNGGFGGPDGGFGGSKPSSFSTGAAGGKSLLDKFLAIAAEAAKNSLKNLKRRDLSKVDPNNLDSVLKHIFGSEGVGQGGVGGINLGSSTQQKITAELVGELVDLAAKGVEGAADILKTLISKGVIGGGDKDTVGKLLGGAAGAIGEGGAGGIGDILGGLTGQTGQEGNAGDATTDIIDLVG; encoded by the exons ATGGAAAACTTGTTCAAATCGGAAGGTGTCGGCCAGGCCGGCGTGGCCGGGGCGAATCTCGGTTCGTCGAGTCAACAAGCGATCACCGCCGAATTGATCGGCGAGCTGATCGATCTGGGCGCTAAAGGCGTCGAAATCGCAGGTAATCTGGCCGGCAAGGTTCTGACTGGTGGGATGGCCGGTGGCGGCGCTGGTGGTCCTCTCGGAGCGCTGACCGGTCCCGGTGCCGGTGGAGCAGGTGGCGCCCTCGGCGGTGTACTAGGCGGACAGGGCGGCGATGCTCTAGGCGGTATTCTTGGTTCGATGGGCAACGGAGGATCGGGCGCAATCAACCCCGAGAAACTTACCGGCGACATATTCTCCCAGATGGGAAACTTCGGCAAACGAAAAAGGGCGGTAGTCAATCCGCACGATTTAGAAA GTGTTTTGGCGGCCATTTTCTCTTCGGAAGGCGTCGGTCAAGGCGGCATCGGAGGCACGAACCTCGGATCATCGACTCAACAGACGATCACCGCTGAACTCGTATCCGACTTGGTCGACCTGGTAGCGAAAGGCGTCATAAGTGCGGCCGAATTGGCTAAGAAGCTAACAGGAGGCGGGGCTATGACTGGAGGATTAACCGATGGCAGCTCTACAGGAGGCAAGGTCACGGGCGGTCAGATTGACAATCTCATCAACGGTCTAGGAAATGGTGGTGATATCGATAACTTGATAGATGGTCTTGGAAACGGCGGATCAACTGGTGGAGATAACGGTGGATTCGGTGGAGATAACGGTGGATTCGGTGGAGATAATGGTGGATTGGGTGGAGATAACGGTGGATTCGGTGGTGATAATGGTGGAAATAACGGTGGATTTGGTGGAGATAATGGTGGATTCGGTGGAGATAACGGTGGATTCGGTGGAAATAACGGTGGATTCGGTGGTGATAATGGCGGAAATAACGGTGGATTTGGTGGAGATAATGGTGGATTCGGTGGAGATAACGGTGGATTCGGTGGAAATAACGGTGGATTCGGTGGTGATAATGGCGGAAATAACGGTGGATTTGGTGGAGATAATGGTGGATTCGGTGGAGATAACGGTGGATTCGGAGGTCCTGATGGTGGATTCGGTGGAGATAACGGTGGATTCGGGGGTCCTGATGGTGGATTCGGTGGTGATAACGGTGGATTCGGAGGTGATAACGGTGGATTCGGAGGTCCTGATGGTGGATTTGGTGGAGATAACGGTGGATTCGGAGGTCCTGATGGTGGATTCGGAGGATCGAAACCGAGCTCATTTTCCACTGGCGCCGCCGGTGGTAAATCATTACTAGATAAATTCTTAGCGATCGCTGCCGAAGCCGCCAAGAACAGTCTGAAAAATCTGAAACGACGTGACTTGTCAAAAGTTGATCCTAACAATTTAGATA GCGTCctgaaacatatttttggGTCTGAGGGGGTCGGTCAAGGTGGAGTTGGCGGCATCAATTTGGGATCATCCACGCAACAGAAGATCACCGCCGAACTGGTCGGCGAGCTCGTCGATTTAGCGGCTAAAGGCGTCGAAGGCGCCGCAGATATCTTGAAGACGTTGATTTCGAAAGGCGTCATCGGCGGAGGTGATAAGGACACAGTCGGCAAGCTGCTAGGCGGCGCTGCCGGCGCGATCGGTGAGGGCGGCGCCGGCGGTATAGGCGACATTCTGGGCGGTTTAACCGGTCAAACTGGTCAAGAAGGAAACGCCGGCGACGCTACGACCGATATCATAGATCTAGTAGGGTAG